A window from Mycolicibacterium tokaiense encodes these proteins:
- the rplK gene encoding 50S ribosomal protein L11, with protein MPPKKKVTGLIKLQIQAGQANPAPPVGPALGQHGVNIMEFCKAYNAATESQRGNVIPVEITVYEDRTFTFALKTPPAAKLLLKAAGVPKGSGEPHKTKVAKVTWDQVREIAETKKEDLNANDIDQAAKIIAGTARSMGITVE; from the coding sequence ATGCCCCCGAAGAAGAAGGTCACCGGGCTGATCAAGCTGCAGATCCAGGCCGGGCAGGCCAACCCCGCCCCGCCTGTTGGTCCCGCGCTCGGTCAGCACGGTGTCAACATCATGGAATTCTGCAAGGCGTACAACGCCGCGACCGAGTCGCAGCGCGGCAACGTCATCCCCGTGGAGATCACGGTCTACGAAGACCGCACCTTCACGTTCGCCTTGAAGACCCCGCCGGCTGCCAAGCTGCTGCTCAAGGCCGCGGGCGTGCCCAAGGGATCTGGCGAGCCGCACAAGACCAAGGTCGCCAAGGTCACCTGGGACCAGGTGCGCGAGATCGCTGAGACCAAGAAGGAAGATCTCAACGCCAACGACATCGACCAGGCCGCCAAGATCATCGCCGGCACCGCCCGGTCGATGGGCATCACGGTCGAATAA
- the rplA gene encoding 50S ribosomal protein L1 — MSKTSKAYREAAEKVDKTKLYSPLEAAKLAKETSSKKQDATVEVAIRLGVDPRKADQMVRGTVNLPNGTGKTARVAVFAVGDKAEQALAAGADVVGSDDLIEKIQGGFLDFDAAIATPDQMAKVGRIARVLGPRGLMPNPKTGTVTADVTKAVQDIKGGKINFRVDKQANLHFVIGKASFDEKKLAENYGAALDEILRAKPSSSKGRYLKKVTVSTTTGPGIPVDPQVTRNFTEEA, encoded by the coding sequence ATGAGCAAGACCAGCAAGGCCTACCGCGAAGCCGCCGAGAAGGTCGACAAGACCAAGCTGTACTCCCCGCTGGAGGCGGCGAAGTTGGCCAAGGAAACCTCGTCGAAGAAGCAGGACGCCACCGTTGAGGTCGCGATCCGCCTCGGTGTGGATCCGCGCAAGGCCGATCAGATGGTGCGCGGCACCGTCAACCTTCCCAACGGCACGGGCAAGACCGCCCGCGTCGCCGTCTTCGCGGTGGGCGACAAGGCCGAGCAGGCCCTCGCCGCCGGCGCCGACGTGGTGGGCAGCGACGACCTGATCGAGAAGATCCAGGGTGGATTCCTGGACTTCGACGCCGCGATCGCCACCCCCGACCAGATGGCCAAGGTGGGCCGCATCGCCCGTGTCCTCGGCCCGCGTGGTCTGATGCCGAACCCGAAAACCGGCACCGTGACCGCCGACGTCACCAAGGCCGTTCAGGACATCAAGGGCGGCAAGATCAACTTCCGCGTCGACAAGCAGGCCAACCTGCACTTCGTCATCGGCAAGGCCTCGTTCGACGAGAAGAAGCTGGCCGAGAACTACGGCGCTGCACTGGACGAGATCCTGCGCGCCAAGCCGTCCTCCTCGAAGGGCCGCTACCTCAAGAAGGTCACCGTCTCCACCACCACCGGCCCCGGCATCCCGGTGGACCCGCAGGTGACGCGTAACTTCACCGAAGAGGCCTAG
- a CDS encoding endonuclease/exonuclease/phosphatase family protein, with amino-acid sequence MQSWPRPPVPRDYTVAAARVEVPGVQIEPLVVHVESPLADKRDTVGEWRIGISATKAALSAYAVNIGSGAVVVAGDFNSTPDTRQFRDLLSNGYRDAVEQTGSGFAPTFPSRTWHPPLLTIDHILTRNAAASSVETVYVPGSDHRALLGTIRIPVAPQQP; translated from the coding sequence ATGCAGTCCTGGCCCCGTCCGCCGGTGCCCCGGGACTACACGGTGGCGGCGGCGCGAGTAGAGGTTCCCGGAGTGCAGATCGAGCCTCTCGTCGTCCATGTCGAGTCGCCGTTGGCTGACAAGCGGGACACCGTTGGGGAGTGGCGTATCGGCATCAGCGCCACGAAGGCAGCCCTGAGCGCCTACGCGGTCAACATTGGCAGCGGCGCCGTCGTCGTCGCTGGCGACTTCAACAGCACGCCGGACACGCGTCAGTTCCGCGACCTGCTGAGCAACGGTTACCGAGACGCTGTCGAGCAGACGGGATCGGGATTCGCCCCCACTTTCCCGTCGCGCACCTGGCATCCCCCACTGCTCACCATCGACCACATTCTGACGCGCAACGCCGCGGCGTCCTCGGTCGAGACGGTGTACGTTCCCGGCTCCGACCATCGGGCTCTGCTGGGCACCATCAGGATCCCCGTCGCGCCGCAACAGCCGTAA
- a CDS encoding DUF4012 domain-containing protein → MGNFDLGIFSRRSVRDSDGDDGDLSDDVDEQRWWQSTGARRALWIGAGLAVLVVVFVAWLGVNAFTAKSSLEEARGSAQKTKDALLQGDTDAASRYAGEAQSQAQSARDATHSIPWNVAAGLPWLGSPFKTGQQIANVVEGLATDVLGPSAEVGSVLAPDQLLAGGRLDVKALSAEEPKLSALSETALRLDAEAQSIAEPGYISVLADARTQLQDQTHELTSLLHNTTLAARIAPSFMGVDGPRSYFMGFQTNAEARGTGGLLGGFGVLRFVDGEPSVDDLGPNTELDKAFTPIDLGPEFEKNYGFSNPFTDYRNSNQSAHFPYAAQIWQSMWAQQTGMNVDGVIALDPIALSYILDAVGSITMPDGEVVTQDNVVELTESTAYVRFPDDQVARKQYLQDIANQVVRKVTGDIKSPRKLLDALGKAVSERRIAVWSSNPDEQALIEQTPLANVIPDDPAPYAEVVINNLGGNKMDYYLTREIEYVADGCTGDTRNSTVTVRLTNTIKDIPEPDYIAGTLGFPERFQGTLPRGTMLSSVRLLATTGATLESVLVNGLRAPTFISTERNHPSFETQLAIPPGDTAELTFRLEEPTSPGAARVPVQPLMDDIDPVVSVPRCSE, encoded by the coding sequence ATGGGGAACTTCGACTTGGGTATTTTCTCTCGGCGCTCGGTCCGCGATTCCGACGGCGACGACGGTGACTTGTCCGACGACGTAGACGAACAGAGATGGTGGCAGTCCACGGGCGCCCGGCGGGCGCTGTGGATCGGTGCCGGCCTGGCTGTTCTGGTCGTCGTGTTCGTCGCCTGGTTGGGCGTCAACGCGTTCACCGCCAAGTCGAGCCTCGAAGAGGCACGCGGCAGTGCTCAGAAGACCAAAGATGCTCTGCTGCAGGGGGATACCGACGCGGCCTCACGCTACGCCGGGGAGGCGCAGTCACAGGCCCAGTCGGCCCGGGACGCTACGCATTCCATCCCATGGAACGTCGCCGCCGGCTTGCCGTGGCTGGGTAGTCCGTTCAAGACCGGGCAGCAGATCGCCAACGTCGTCGAAGGCTTGGCCACTGACGTGCTGGGGCCCTCGGCAGAGGTGGGCTCGGTGTTGGCGCCCGATCAGTTGCTCGCCGGTGGCCGGCTGGACGTCAAAGCGCTGAGCGCCGAGGAGCCGAAACTCAGTGCGCTCTCGGAGACCGCTTTGCGTCTAGACGCCGAAGCGCAGAGCATCGCTGAACCGGGATACATCTCGGTGCTCGCTGATGCTCGGACGCAGTTGCAGGATCAGACCCACGAGTTGACCAGCTTGCTGCACAACACCACCCTCGCTGCGCGAATCGCCCCGTCGTTCATGGGCGTCGACGGTCCACGTTCGTACTTCATGGGATTCCAGACGAATGCCGAAGCCCGTGGCACTGGCGGCCTTCTGGGCGGCTTCGGCGTACTGCGGTTCGTCGATGGCGAGCCTTCAGTCGATGACCTCGGTCCTAACACCGAGCTCGACAAAGCGTTCACCCCAATCGATCTGGGGCCCGAGTTCGAGAAGAACTATGGGTTCAGCAATCCCTTTACGGATTATCGCAACAGCAATCAAAGTGCGCATTTCCCGTATGCGGCTCAGATCTGGCAGTCCATGTGGGCGCAGCAGACGGGCATGAATGTCGATGGGGTGATTGCGCTGGATCCGATCGCGCTGAGCTACATCTTGGATGCGGTGGGATCGATCACCATGCCAGACGGCGAAGTGGTCACCCAGGACAACGTGGTCGAACTCACGGAGTCGACCGCGTACGTGCGCTTTCCTGACGATCAGGTAGCACGCAAGCAATACCTGCAGGACATCGCTAATCAGGTAGTCCGCAAGGTAACCGGTGACATTAAGTCCCCGCGCAAGCTGTTGGACGCGCTGGGCAAGGCGGTGAGCGAGCGCAGGATCGCGGTCTGGAGCTCCAATCCCGACGAGCAGGCGCTGATCGAGCAGACTCCGCTTGCCAATGTGATCCCCGATGACCCTGCGCCCTACGCAGAGGTGGTGATCAACAATCTGGGTGGCAACAAGATGGACTACTACCTCACCCGCGAGATCGAGTACGTCGCGGACGGCTGCACGGGGGATACCAGAAATTCCACGGTCACTGTTCGCTTGACCAACACGATCAAAGACATTCCGGAACCGGATTACATCGCGGGAACCCTCGGTTTTCCTGAGCGGTTCCAGGGGACGTTGCCGCGCGGCACCATGCTCAGCTCAGTCCGACTCCTCGCCACCACCGGCGCCACGCTGGAGAGTGTGCTGGTAAATGGCCTTCGTGCGCCCACCTTCATCTCTACCGAGCGCAACCATCCGAGCTTTGAAACGCAGCTGGCCATACCGCCTGGCGATACGGCTGAACTGACGTTTCGACTGGAGGAACCGACATCACCGGGCGCGGCTCGAGTGCCCGTTCAACCTCTCATGGATGATATTGACCCGGTTGTATCCGTACCCAGGTGTTCGGAATAG
- a CDS encoding polysaccharide biosynthesis tyrosine autokinase: MNLQDVLRSLRARWVTVGLTVLISVAAAAAITVLTTPMYQATTRLYVSAAAGGSVAEMYQGNRLSQERVLSYTELLKGQTVAQRTVDKLGLDMSAAALSANVEATAKPDTVLIDVSVRDTSPIRARDTANTLSDEFVGLVRELETPEAGTPPNARVVVEQRASIPTSPIAPKPARNILAGLGVGLLLGIGLAVLREALDNTVKSRQVLEETAETGVVGSIPLDKERRKEPAIAYESDNSAIAEAFRKLRTNLQFLAVDNPPRVIVVTSSMPSEGKSTTAINIALALAEAEHNVVIVDGDMRKPVLHKYLDLLQPVGFSTVLSGGASLDEALQKTRFEGLTALTSGAVPPNPSELLGSMAAKKLLSEMRSRFDYVIVDSTPLLAVTDAAILAAGADGVLLIARYGQTRRDQLAHAAASLRDVGATLLGAVFTLMPLRGNTSYSYTYYGEDNPTKAAGNSSHSRRRGLKGSSGQQSA, from the coding sequence TTGAATCTACAAGACGTATTAAGATCGCTGCGTGCCCGGTGGGTCACTGTAGGTCTGACGGTGCTGATATCAGTCGCGGCGGCGGCGGCGATCACTGTGCTGACGACGCCGATGTATCAAGCCACAACACGCCTCTACGTCTCAGCTGCTGCTGGGGGCTCAGTAGCGGAGATGTACCAGGGAAACAGGCTGTCCCAGGAACGAGTCCTGTCTTACACAGAGCTGCTCAAAGGGCAGACGGTCGCACAGCGGACCGTCGACAAACTCGGTCTGGACATGAGCGCGGCGGCGTTGAGTGCGAATGTCGAAGCAACCGCGAAGCCTGACACCGTGCTGATCGACGTCAGTGTCCGAGACACCTCACCGATCAGAGCCAGGGACACCGCGAATACGCTATCCGACGAGTTTGTGGGCCTAGTTCGCGAACTCGAAACCCCGGAAGCGGGTACACCCCCCAACGCCCGTGTTGTTGTCGAGCAGCGAGCTTCGATACCGACCTCCCCAATTGCGCCGAAGCCGGCGCGGAACATACTTGCGGGCCTGGGGGTCGGTCTGCTGTTGGGCATTGGGCTGGCAGTGCTTCGGGAGGCTCTCGACAACACGGTCAAGAGCAGGCAAGTGCTGGAGGAAACTGCTGAGACGGGTGTGGTGGGAAGTATCCCGCTCGACAAAGAGCGCCGCAAAGAGCCTGCGATCGCGTACGAAAGTGATAACTCGGCTATCGCTGAGGCTTTCAGGAAGTTGCGGACAAATCTGCAATTCCTGGCAGTCGACAATCCGCCGCGAGTCATAGTCGTCACCAGCTCTATGCCGTCTGAGGGAAAGTCAACAACTGCAATCAATATCGCGCTTGCGCTGGCAGAGGCAGAGCACAACGTCGTCATTGTAGACGGTGACATGCGAAAGCCGGTTCTCCACAAATACCTTGATCTGCTTCAGCCTGTGGGTTTTAGCACCGTTCTCAGTGGGGGCGCATCGCTCGACGAGGCCCTGCAGAAAACACGGTTCGAAGGACTTACCGCATTGACGTCCGGAGCGGTTCCCCCGAATCCGAGCGAACTTCTTGGATCCATGGCGGCCAAGAAGCTCCTCAGCGAGATGCGGTCGAGGTTCGACTACGTGATCGTTGACTCGACGCCACTGTTGGCGGTGACTGACGCAGCCATTCTGGCGGCGGGGGCCGACGGTGTGCTTCTGATCGCGCGGTACGGACAGACTAGGCGTGATCAGCTGGCTCACGCTGCAGCGAGCCTGCGAGACGTTGGCGCGACCCTGCTGGGTGCAGTCTTCACGTTGATGCCGCTGCGCGGGAACACCTCATACAGCTACACCTATTACGGCGAGGACAATCCGACCAAGGCAGCAGGCAACTCTTCCCACTCACGTCGCAGAGGTCTTAAGGGATCTTCTGGGCAGCAGAGTGCGTAA
- a CDS encoding nucleotide sugar dehydrogenase — protein MKISIFGLGYVGAVSAACLASDGHTVIGVDPNQTKVDLINSGRTPIIEAEIGEMIAAEVASGRLLATTDVREAVEATDLSLICVGTPSQLNGNLDLSYVRRVCEQIGEALRAKQSYHVVAARSTMLPGSMRGVVIPTLENASGKLAGTQFGVCSNPEFLREGTAVWDYYHPPKTVIGETDARAGDPLVELYGSLEAPLVRTSVETAEMVKYTDNNWHALKVAFANEIGTISKAVGLDGREVMDIFCQDQKLNLSAYYMKPGFAFGGSCLPKDVRALTYKARNLDLDLPLLNSILPSNKRQVDRAISMITSKGKRKIGILGFAFKAGTDDLLLPVAMDEDVGVIGGDDGWAMRTAPLGVVSGAVVGSVTGSSAW, from the coding sequence ATGAAGATCAGCATTTTCGGACTGGGTTACGTCGGGGCGGTGTCGGCGGCGTGTTTGGCTTCTGACGGGCACACCGTGATCGGTGTTGATCCCAATCAAACAAAGGTCGATCTGATCAACTCTGGCCGAACTCCCATCATCGAAGCCGAGATCGGCGAGATGATTGCAGCTGAGGTCGCAAGCGGCCGTCTGCTGGCCACAACGGACGTGCGCGAAGCTGTGGAAGCCACCGATCTCTCGCTCATTTGCGTAGGGACACCCAGCCAATTGAACGGCAATCTCGATCTGAGCTACGTTCGCCGGGTATGTGAGCAGATCGGCGAGGCATTACGCGCCAAGCAGTCGTACCATGTTGTTGCGGCTCGGTCGACGATGCTTCCCGGGAGCATGCGCGGCGTCGTGATACCTACTTTGGAGAACGCGAGCGGCAAGCTCGCCGGCACGCAATTCGGTGTGTGTAGTAATCCTGAGTTCCTGCGAGAAGGAACCGCGGTGTGGGACTACTACCACCCGCCGAAGACGGTGATCGGAGAGACCGACGCTCGAGCCGGCGACCCGCTCGTTGAACTTTATGGGTCGTTGGAGGCGCCGTTGGTGCGCACTTCCGTCGAGACAGCTGAGATGGTCAAGTACACCGACAACAACTGGCATGCGCTGAAAGTGGCATTCGCAAACGAAATCGGAACCATTAGCAAAGCGGTGGGTTTGGACGGCCGCGAGGTAATGGACATCTTTTGCCAGGACCAGAAGCTGAACCTGTCCGCGTACTACATGAAGCCCGGCTTTGCCTTCGGCGGCTCCTGCTTGCCGAAAGACGTTCGCGCCCTGACTTACAAAGCCAGAAACCTAGACCTCGACCTACCGCTCCTAAACTCGATTCTCCCATCGAATAAGCGGCAGGTCGATCGCGCGATATCTATGATTACCTCCAAGGGAAAGCGCAAGATTGGCATCCTTGGATTTGCGTTCAAGGCGGGTACCGACGACCTGCTGTTGCCCGTCGCTATGGATGAGGATGTCGGCGTCATTGGCGGTGATGATGGGTGGGCTATGAGAACGGCCCCGCTCGGTGTGGTGAGCGGGGCCGTGGTGGGCTCGGTGACGGGGTCGTCGGCGTGGTGA
- a CDS encoding ExeA family protein, giving the protein MSIQRLQSHWGFSRMPFGRDLAPSMLHRHPGHSEAIARISWCVDQCAIGVITGEVGAGKTVAIRAAATALDPARHVIIYLANPTIGVRGMLTHIVAALGHTPVFHTARLAPQAADALAAEHAERGRSPVLVVDEAHLLDNGQLEAIRLLTNHDMDSGSPFAVVLVGQPTLRHRLRLGVLAALDQRIAVRYTLPGMTPADTADYINHHTKIAGRSDVLFADDAITLIHNASRGHPRAVNNLALHALTAAFAAGHSIVGEKAARIAISETATD; this is encoded by the coding sequence ATGAGTATTCAACGACTGCAATCACATTGGGGCTTCTCGCGGATGCCGTTCGGACGCGATCTCGCGCCGTCGATGCTGCACCGCCACCCCGGACACAGCGAAGCGATCGCCCGAATCTCCTGGTGTGTGGACCAATGCGCCATCGGAGTCATCACCGGCGAAGTCGGCGCCGGCAAAACCGTGGCCATCCGCGCCGCCGCCACCGCGCTGGACCCAGCACGACACGTCATCATCTACCTGGCCAACCCCACCATCGGGGTGCGCGGCATGCTCACCCACATCGTGGCCGCCCTCGGCCACACCCCGGTCTTTCACACCGCACGCCTGGCACCCCAGGCCGCTGACGCCCTGGCCGCCGAGCACGCCGAACGCGGCCGCAGCCCCGTCCTGGTCGTCGATGAAGCCCACCTGCTCGACAACGGTCAACTCGAAGCGATCCGGCTGCTGACCAACCACGACATGGACTCCGGATCACCATTCGCTGTCGTGCTGGTCGGACAACCCACCCTGCGCCACCGGCTACGCCTGGGCGTGTTGGCCGCACTGGATCAACGCATCGCGGTGCGCTACACCCTGCCCGGCATGACACCGGCCGACACCGCCGACTACATCAACCACCACACCAAAATCGCCGGCCGCTCCGACGTGCTGTTCGCCGACGACGCGATCACGCTGATCCACAACGCCTCACGCGGGCACCCCCGCGCGGTCAACAACCTCGCTCTCCACGCCCTGACCGCGGCGTTCGCCGCCGGTCATTCCATCGTCGGAGAGAAAGCCGCACGCATCGCCATCAGCGAAACAGCAACCGACTGA
- a CDS encoding DDE-type integrase/transposase/recombinase: MSLEDHKRRERANAIGLFRYQVICPALEEGLSTRQRGRVVREIAGRRHIDPFGTQVQIARATLDRWIRRYRGGGFEALVPEPRRLATRTDVQVLELAASLKRENPARTAAQVARILRTATGWAPSESTLLRHFHRCELMGPAAGQSAEVFGRFEAPDPNELWVGDALHGPRVGDRKTYLFAFLDDHSRLVVGHRFGFAEDTVRLAAALKPALAARGVPASIYVDNGSAFVDAWLLRACAKLGIRLVHSAPGRPQGRGKIERFFRTVREQFLVEVTDTTAEDLAAAGVDHAGALLELNRLFMAWVETEYHRRIHTETGQSPLARWEAGFDRLGHPAALPTAADLTEAFLWSEFRIVTKTATVSLHSNTYQVDPALVGRRVELVFSPFDLQAIEVRDQDRSYGQAIAHTITRHAHPKARPEISSQTPPAATGIDYLALTAAAHHEQLRDDERIGYHALYGAQATATDDNQLPGQLALPSLDHKDGVSA; encoded by the coding sequence GTGTCGTTGGAGGACCACAAGCGTCGGGAACGGGCGAATGCGATCGGGTTGTTCCGCTATCAGGTGATCTGCCCCGCGCTGGAAGAGGGGCTCTCGACCCGGCAGCGGGGCCGGGTAGTCCGTGAGATCGCCGGCCGTCGCCATATCGACCCGTTCGGCACCCAGGTCCAGATCGCGCGGGCCACCCTGGACCGCTGGATCCGGCGCTACCGCGGCGGCGGGTTCGAAGCGCTGGTCCCTGAACCGCGCCGGCTGGCCACCCGCACCGATGTCCAGGTGCTGGAGTTGGCCGCCTCGCTCAAACGGGAGAACCCGGCCCGCACCGCCGCGCAGGTGGCCCGGATTCTGCGCACCGCGACTGGGTGGGCGCCCTCGGAATCGACGCTGCTGCGCCACTTCCATCGGTGTGAGCTGATGGGCCCGGCCGCAGGTCAGAGCGCTGAGGTGTTCGGGCGGTTCGAAGCCCCCGACCCGAATGAACTGTGGGTCGGCGATGCCCTGCACGGCCCGCGGGTCGGGGACCGCAAAACCTACCTCTTCGCGTTCCTCGACGACCATTCTCGGTTGGTGGTCGGGCACCGCTTCGGGTTCGCCGAAGACACCGTGCGCCTGGCGGCGGCGTTGAAGCCGGCGTTGGCTGCTCGCGGAGTTCCCGCCTCGATCTATGTCGACAACGGGTCCGCGTTCGTCGATGCGTGGTTGCTGCGGGCGTGCGCGAAACTCGGGATCCGGCTGGTGCATTCCGCGCCCGGTCGCCCGCAGGGCCGCGGCAAGATCGAACGGTTCTTCCGCACCGTGCGTGAACAGTTCCTCGTCGAGGTGACCGACACCACCGCTGAGGACCTCGCTGCGGCCGGGGTCGACCATGCTGGTGCGTTGTTGGAGCTCAACCGGCTGTTCATGGCCTGGGTTGAAACCGAATACCACCGCCGAATCCATACCGAGACCGGGCAATCCCCACTGGCCCGCTGGGAAGCCGGCTTCGACCGGCTCGGCCACCCTGCGGCGTTGCCGACCGCCGCGGATCTGACCGAAGCGTTCCTGTGGTCGGAGTTCCGGATAGTGACCAAAACCGCCACCGTCTCGCTGCATTCCAACACCTACCAGGTCGACCCCGCCCTGGTCGGGCGCCGGGTGGAACTGGTGTTCTCCCCGTTCGACCTGCAGGCCATCGAGGTCCGCGACCAGGACAGAAGCTACGGCCAAGCCATAGCCCACACGATCACCCGCCACGCCCACCCCAAAGCCCGACCCGAAATCAGCAGCCAGACACCGCCGGCAGCCACCGGTATCGACTACCTGGCATTGACCGCCGCGGCCCACCATGAGCAGCTGCGCGATGACGAACGCATCGGCTACCACGCCCTCTACGGCGCCCAGGCCACGGCCACCGATGACAATCAGCTTCCCGGTCAACTCGCGCTGCCCAGCCTCGATCACAAGGATGGGGTGTCGGCATGA